TAAGGCTGAAAAAGGCCTGACCTGCCGCGCAGGTGACGCCTATCAGCTGCCGACATACATCCAAGGACCGGGAAACGCGCTATGGCCGATGAAACAACAAAAGATCCGCTGACGATGACCGAGGTCGACCTGCCGAAAAATCTCGAGATCGCCATCCTTCCGCTTCAGAATACGACCCTTTTTCCCGATACGGTCGTGCCGTTGGCCGTCGGCCGCGAACGCTCGATGCGTGCGGTCGAATCAGCTCTTGCAAACGAAGAAAAGCTGCTCGGCTGCATCACGACCAAGACCGAGAACGTTACGGGCGACGAAGCGACCTACGACGATCTGTATCAAGTCGGTACCATTGTCAACATAAAGCGGATGATGCGCAACGAAGGCGTGATGCAGCTCATCGTCCAGGGGCTCGAGCGTTTCCGCATCACTGAATGGCAAACGGATCAGCCGTTCCTAAAGGCAAAGATCGAGGTCTTACCCGAGCTGACACGGATCGACGAAGAAGAGATCGAAGCGCTCAAGCGGAACATACATCAAATGATCCAGCAGGCGCTCGCACTGCTGCCGCAGGTGCCGCCCGAGATACGGATGGCCGTGATGACCCAGCAAGATCCGGTCCAGTTGTCATACTTCATGGCGTCGGTCCTCGACCTCGGCAATGAGACCGAGCAGAAGATGCTGGAAGCGGGAACCGTTGACGAACTCCTTTCGCTTACGCACGGTGCTCTTGCACGCGAACTCGAGATAATGCAGATCCGGTCAAAGATCGCGACCGAAGCGCAGACCGAGATGGACAAATCGCAGCGCGATTACATTCTCCGTCAACAGATGAAGGCGATCCAGAAGGAACTTGGCGAGGATGGCGACAGCGGCGAAAAGGCCGAGGCCGAACAGCTTCGCGAACGGCTCGAGACGGCCGATCTTCCGGATGATGTCCGCAAGGAAGCCAACCGCGAACTGAAACGGATGGAGGCGCTGCCGCAATCGGCGCCCGACTATCATGTCATCCGAACCTATCTTGAATACGTCCTCGAGCTGCCATGGCGAAAGGCGAGCGAAGAAAAGCTTGACCTGAACGAGGCCCGCAGGATACTCGACGAAGATCATTACGGCCTCGAAGATGTAAAGGAACGCATACTCGAGTCGCTGGCGGTCGTAAAGCTTCGGCCCGATTCCAAGAGTCCGATCCTGCTCTTCGTCGGCCCTCCGGGCGTCGGCAAAACATCGCTCGGACGTTCGATCGCCCGTTCGCTTGGACGCGAGTTCGAGCGGATGTCGCTTGGCGGTATGCGTGACGAAGCCGAATTGCGAGGCCACCGCCGGACCTATATCGGCGCAATGCCGGGCAGGATCATACAGGCACTTCGCCGCGTTGGCGTAAACAATCCGGTGATGATGCTCGACGAGATCGACAAGCTCGGCAACGACTATCGCGGCGACCCATCGGCCGCGCTGCTCGAGATACTCGATCCGGCGCAGAACAACACGTTTCGAGATAATTATCTCGATCTGCCGTTCGATCTCTCGAAGGTGTTTTTTATCGCGACGGCAAACTCGCTCGGCCCGATCCCGATGCCGCTCAGGGATCGAATGGAGATCATCCAGATCGCCGGCTACAGCGACCGCGAGAAACTTAATATCGCTAAGCAATACCTTATTCCGCGGCAGTTGAGCGAAAACGGATTGAAACCGGAACAGCTCGAGATCGCGGACGACGCGGTCAATCTTCTGACCGCTCGGTACACGCGTGAGGCAGGGGTTCGGCAGCTCGAACGTACTATAGGCAATCTTGCCCGAAAGATAGCACTCAAGGTTGCCGAGGGGTCGACGGAAAAGGTGACGGTAAATGCCGCGTCGGTGAAAGAATATCTCGGCGCGCCGCGGTTCTTTCCGGAATCGGCCCGCGTCGATATGCCGCCCGGCGTAGCAACGGGCATGGCATGGACCGAGATGGGCGGGCAGGTGCTCTTTATTGAAGCAACACTTCTTCCCGGCTCCGGCGGCCTTACTCTGACCGGTCAGCTTGGGGACGTGATGAAGGAATCGGCACAGGCCGCCCGAAGTTACCTTTGGTCGCACGCATCCGAATTTGGCATCGACCCCGAGAAGATCAAGCAGAACGGAGTTCATCTTCACGTCCCGGCCGGAGCGATCCCGAAGGACGGCCCGAGCGCGGGCGTAACGATGGCGTCTGCGCTTGCTTCGCTATACACCGGACGCAAGGTACGTAACGATACGGCGATGACGGGCGAGATAACATTGTCGGGTTTGGTGTTTCCGGTCGGCGGTATCAAGGAAAAGGTCCTCGCAGCTCATCGTGCGGGTATTTCGAGGATAATCCTGCCGGCACAAAACGAATCGGACATCGACGATATTCCGGAAGATGTCCGGAAAGAACTCGAGATCATTCCCGCTCACCGCGTGAGCGACGTCCTTAAAGCCGCCCTTGAAGAAGGCGTTGAAGAAACCAAGACCGAGGAATTCACTTTCAAGCCTCATGACGGCAAACCGACAGAGGCCCCGACCGATCAACTGATCGCGAGGGAAAAATAGTCGGTCCTCCGCGAAACAGTACGGCGATAGTGCTCTTTTCGTTTTACCGCGCGGCACGCGTGTTTCCATTCAAATCACCTTGCGGCTAAAACACCGAAAAGGCTCCGTTCCCTTGCCGCCACCAGCTGCAGACACGATAGTGTGACCTCTTTTTGAAATACCGCGATACCTCCAAGAGTTGTGTACGTTTAAAAAATCTTTGTCCGACTGCTTTCGAAAGTTACGCATATCCGATCAAGAAATCGTAATTTTCAAAAAGTGATCGGAGGAGAGTATGCGTCTTAGAGCGAAGGAAAGATGGTTGGTGATCGGATCGATGGTTTGCCTTGCTGCCATTGGCGTAAACGCAGCGAAGGTGACATTGGCGGACACGGACCGCCGCAATAATGGGCGCCTTCGGCAATCGGTGCCCGACGCAAACGCGGCAGGCGGACAGGTTGATCTGGTCGGGCCGGTAGGCAGCGGGCAATTTGGAGCACAGGTCGCGGTGCTGCCGAATGGCAATATAGTTGTGACCGATCCGCTTTTTGATCTTCCGGGGCCGATCGCGGATGTCGGCGCGGTTTACCTCTACGACGGAAACACACTCTCCGAGATCAGCCGTTTGACCGGCAGCGCCGCGGGTGATCGAGTCGGGAGCAGTGGAATCACGGTGTTATCGAATGGAAATTACGTGATAATGAGCTCAGGTTGGAACAATGGTGCAGCGACGTCCGCGGGCGCGGTAACATTCGGAAATGCGAAGACCGGCATTTCCGGAATGGTTTCAGCCGCAAATTCGCTCATCGGATCGACGACGTTGGATGAGGTTGGAGGAAATGGGGTCACAAAGCTGTCGAACGGTAACTATGTTGTGCCCAGTCCGAATTGGGATGCCCCAGGCGCAGCCAATGCCGGCGCCGCGACATTCGGCAATGGCAATACGGGTGTTACGGGCACCGTTTCCGCGGCGAATTCGCTTGTCGGTTCGACCGCGAACGATAGTGTCAGCCTTGCTATCACCGCCCTTACAAATGGAAATTACGTTGTGAGCAACCCCAATTGGGATGGCCCGGGTGCCGTCAATGCGGGTGCCGTAACTTTCGGGAACGGCACGATCGGGACATCGGGAACCATTTCTGCGGCCAACTCGCTTGTCGGTTCGACAGCGAACGATACCCTCGCCGGTGTCGGAGCAGGTAGCGCCGTCACCGCCCTCACGAATGGCAACTACGTCGTTACGAGCACGCGGTGGGATGCCCCCGGGGTCGTAGATGCCGGTGCCGCAACATTCGGGAACGGAACGACCGGGGTCTCGGGACCAATTTCCGCGGCCAATTCGCTTATCGGTTCGACCGCGAACGATCGCATCGGGAACTTTGGCACCAGCACAGGCAGCGGGGTTACCCCCCTGGCGAATGGGAATTATGTTGTGGTAAGCCAATTCTGGAATGCTCCGGGTGCGGCCCTTGCGGGTGCCGCAACGTTTGGGAACGGAACGACCGGGACTACGGGCACCGTATCTGCGGCGAATTCGCTTGTCGGTTCGGCCGCGAACCACAACGTAGGAAGTAGTGGCGTGACCGCACTGACGAACGGGAATTATGTTGTGTCCAGCCGCCAATGGGATGGCCCGGGTGCGTTACAGGCCGGTGCCGCAACTTTCGGGAACGGAACTACAGGGATCTCGGGAACCATTTCCGCGGCCAATTCGCTTGTCGGTACGAGGGCAAGCGATAGCGTCGGTACCGGCGGCATCATCGCATTGACCAACGGCAATTATGTTGTGATCAGCCCGGTTTGGGCGAGTGCCACCGCATCTGCGATCGGTGCCGTAACGCTGGGGAATGGCACAACCGGGATCTCGGGAACCATTTCCTCGGCCAATTCGCTGATCGGTTCGACGGCGCAAGATCGAGTCGGGGGCGGCGGCGTGACAGCACTAACAAATGGGAATTATGTTGTGGCGACACCCGAGTGGGATGCCCCGGGTGTAGTAAATGTCGGCGCTGTAACTTTAGGGAATGGCGCTACGGGTGTAACTGGCACCATTTCCGCGGCCAACTCGCTTGTCGGTTCGACCGCAGCGGATTTTGTTGGCTCTAACAATGGCGGCAACAGCAGCGTCGTCGCCCTCACGAATGGGAATTATATTGTGGCCAGCGTGAGCTGGGATTCCCCGGGCGCAGCCGATGTCGGAGCGGTGACATTCGGCAACGGCACTACGGGCGTGACCGGCGCAGTTTCCGCGGCCAATTCGCTAGTTGGTTCGACCGCGAGCGATAGCGTCAACTTCGTTATCCTCGGCCTCACGAATGGAAATTACGTGGTACGCAACCCGAATTGGGATGCCCCGGGTTTAGTAAATGCCGGTGCCGTGACTTTCGGCAACGGCACGATCGGGACCTCGGGCACTATTTCCGCGGCCAAATCGCTTGTCGGTTCGACAGCGAGCGATCAGGTCGGAAGCGGTGGCGTTACCCCGCTAACAAACGGAAGTTACGTGGTAAGCACTCCTGGCTGGGATAACGGTGCAACAGCAAACGCTGGCGCTGTCACATACGGGATCGGGTCCGGGGGTACATCCGGACCGATAAGTTCCAGCAATAGCGTTGTGGGAACTGTAACCGGAGTCCTTAGTTTCTCGTCCACTCTTTCAAACGGCCGTATGGTTGTCGGGCAACGTTTAAGGAATATCGTAACGGTCTTTGACCCCGATCCGGCTACGGTTCGATCGCCTTTCGACTTTGACGGAGACGGGAAGACGGACGTTGGTATCTTTCGTCCGGGGCCGGCTGAGTGGTGGTATCGGAGAAGCTCTGACGGACAGGTCCCGGCACTTCAGTTCGGCACCTCTACCGACGCGATCGCACCGGTCGATTACACCGGCGACGGAAAGTCGGATGTGGCGTTCTTCCGTCCGACCACGGGCGAGTGGTTCATCCTGAGATCTGAGGACGGATCGTTCTATTCGTTCCCGTTCGGCGGAGCGGGCGACACACCCGTCCCGGCGGACTACGACGGCGACGGCAAGGGCGATGTCGCGGTCTTCCGTTCGACCAACAACACATGGTACATCCAGCGTTCGTCCGACCTCGGGGTCTCGATCATCACCTTCGGAGCCTCGGGCGACCTGCCGGTGACGGCCGACTATGACGGCGACGGCAAATCGGACATCGGCATCTTTCGTCCGGGCCCGGGCGAATGGTGGTATCTGCGGTCGTCTGACGGCGGCAACCGTGCTTTCCAGTTCGGGACATCGACCGACAAGACGGTGGTCGGCGACTACACCGGAGACGGCAAGGCAGACGCTGCGTTCTTCAGGCCGACCACGGGTGAATGGTTCATCCTGAGATCGGAGGACGGCTCGTTCTACTCGTTCCCGTTCGGCGGAGCAGGCGACACACCGGTTCCCGGCGACTACGACGGCGACGGAAAGACGGACGCTGCGGTCTTCAGGCCGTCATCGGCGACGTGGTTCATGCTCGGCTCGACCTCGGGCACGCAGATCATCCCGTTCGGTGCCGCCACCGACCGCCCGATCCCGAATGCGTTCGTGAGGTAAGGGCCGATTACCTAAAGGCAACGGTTCCGGCGTTGGTCAGTACCTCGGCGTTCTCAGCGGACGCCGAGGCTTTTCGATTCTAGCCGATGAACTTTGATCAATTGACGTTCCGTCTTGCCCGGAACCGCGGATCTAACTGGATCGCTCGCTCGAACTGTCGTTCCGCGAGAGCGGTCATACCGACACTCTTCAGGCGGAGGCCGAGCATCCAATAAAAGTAAGGATCGCGAGGCGTTGCCCGTTCGCCTTTTTGCTCGAATATCCTTGCCGCTTCCGGCTTTCCGAGCGTGCTTGCTGCGCCGGCAAGATAGTAGTTTACGAGCACCAAACCCGGATTACGGTTCGCAGCATCGTTCCAGACCGCAACAGCATCTTCCTTTCGACCGATCTGCCAGAGCGATTCGCCTTTTTCCTCTAATGCGGTGATCAGGTCGGAACGCTCCGCGAGCGCCTGATCGAGGCTCGTCAACGCTTCGTCGTGCCGGCCCAAACGGTTCAATATCGCACCGCGATAATAGAGGCTCAACGCTTTCTCCCGGCCTTCCTGATATTCCGCGGCGGCGGCGAGCGCGGTAACTGCTTTTGCTGTATCGCCGGAGAGATATTCGAGCCAGGCAAATTTTGGCAGGGCAAAAGCATTGGTGAAGAGCCCCCATTTTGCCGCAGTTCGGTAATGCTCTTTTCCGGATGCGATCGCGGCACTGTCAGCCGGGCTCAGCCACTGCCTTGGATCGGCCTGAGCAAGAGCAAGTTCGTCGGGCAGCCGTATGCTCTCGAAGGCGATGTTCCCGGCACGCTCGTGAAACCTCACCCAGCCGCTATGGGCATTCATGCCGATCCATGCTGCCGAAAAGGTCAGAAATAACCACCCGGCGAGCGTGATCGTTCCGGAGGTCTTGAGGCTGTAGCGATAGAAGGCGAGGTTGCCGGAGCGAAACAAGCGGACCGTTCGGAGAGCGACAAACGTTGTGACAATGGCAACCCCAAGTGCCATCAGCATTGGAACGAGCTGATAAACATTCCACACGGCGAGAAAGGCGGCAAAGAAAACTACGGCGGCGAAGATCTCTTCGGGCCAGGTGATCGAATAATTTCGAGGCACGGTCTGTTTCACGCCGACCGCAGGCTTTCCGAAACCAAAGTACAAGGCTTCGTTCGGACATACACTGACGCAATCCATGCACTTCATACAGCCAGGATCGACGACCATGCCATACTGCTTAACCTCGGCATGAACGATAACATTGGACGTACACGTCGCGGTGCAGTGTCCGCATTGATTACATGCGTCAGTTACCCTTATTCGCCCGGGTGCGACCTTATCGGCGATCCCGAAAAAGCCGCCGTAGGGGCAGCCGTAGGTGCAGAATCCTTTCGAGCCCAGAAAATAAACGGTCATGAAGCCGCAAATGAAAAGGAATGGGATCGCTACCGAGACGGGCGGGAAGGTCGCCCAGAATTCGGTCGTGACGAGATGGTTGGTGAATTGCGGGATTAGAGGTTCATTAGGCGTTTTCGTAATGTAGCGGGAAAACGTTGGCCAAATGAACATGTAAAGAGCAACGATCAACGGAACCCAAACTAGGAGTCGCGAGCGAAAGGGACGCGGAGTAAGCCCGACCTTTTTGAGCATCCAGGCACATAGGTCCTGAAGCGAGACGACATGGCAGCCCCAGCCGCAGATAAAGCGCCCGAAAATGAGCGTGGCGGTTATGGCCAAGGCGAAGAAGATCGCACCGGCATTGACCGCACCTGTCTGAAGCGTATACATCGCTTCCGATGGTTCGATCGGTGAGATCGTTTTTCCCATTACCGCCCATTGAACGATGTGGGCAATCATCAGTAGATTGAGAGCGATCAGCGCAGCCGCACGCCAGCGGCTGGTACGAGACGCACGAATATCGTTTTTTTCGGGTGGGCTGCCTGGCAAAACAGGCAGCGGAACAGATCTTTTTTTAGATACCCTTTGGCCTTCACAACCGCTTTTCATATGTCATTTATGGTTTATTACCGATGCTTTTGCTGCAAAACAAGCCCGTACCGGCAGAAGTGAATTGCCCAAAAGGGTTGATTTAATCACCTAAAAGAGTGTAAAAGAAAAGAACGTTTTTAGAAAACGACTCCGAACAAGGGGTTAGGTCTCCACTAAGCCGAACAGGCACCAATCCGACACTATGCTCAAAACTATAGCGACAGCGTTTCTTCCCTTTCTGATCTTCTTTGGTAATGGCACGGTCGATCTCTTGACCGGCCTTGACCAATATGGCCCCAAGGCAAACACCGGCATTCTTGAAAAGATGATCGTCGCCGAAGGTACGGTCGTAATGGATGTCGATCTCAATCGCCTCAGCCGGCCTAACGCGGGCAAGACCCGATCAGTCCTGACATCGATGCGTTTCGGCATTGTAAACGATTCGTTCTTTACGGTGATGCTTTACAACGATGAGGTTCGAGGGCCGATTCCGAGTTCGATGGAGATCGTGCCTGAGCAATCGGCCGCGCTGCCTTCGAGGACAAGAAGTATCTCGCGCAATCTGATGTTCGAACGTACAGAGGTCGGGGCTCCGCACGAGCTTGCCGTCCGCGACACCAATTCAGGCTTGTTGTTGTTCTATGTAGAGGGGCATGAATACAGTTTTGAACCGGGAAGAGACATTTTGGACATCCACTCGGGACGCCTGGTCTTGTCGTACGACTATGCATCTGAGCTTGGCCGTCCGTCAGATGCCGGAGCGATCGTCGGTTCCGTCTCGGTCCGGGCAACGATGAAGCCCATTGAGGTGACCGAGATCGTTGATGGTGATATCGTCTCGAACGTTATGCCGTCGATCAGTTCGGAAGAAGCGGGAACCGTTCCCGGCCCGGATGTGATCGTTGGCGATGTCAACGGCCTTGCTCAATTTGGCAGTGCGAGCGGTGGTTATGTCGGGCTTGCTCTTGGTACGGATTCATGTAACGCCGGCACGATCGACCTTAACTGGTTTGCCTTGCCGAACAACGATCATCCGGTCATCCCGCAAAATCTTTACCGAATGAGCGGCGGAGCCGATAACACGGAACGCTTTGAGCAGATCGGTCAGTCGAACGTTAAGCACGGCTTTACTGCACTCACGCAGAACATCTGCGGTTTCGGCTGCAATGGTGTCGGAGGCTCGCGGCTTGGTTCGGGATGTTCCGACCCCTATTCGGCAAACCTCAATGCAGGGCCGAGCCTTGGTTCGCGTGCGTGGATCAATCCGTTCACCGGTGCGTTCCCGCGAGGAGATTCGGCAACACCGCCGAACAGCCATACGGGCCATACACATCCGGGGCCGGCGCACCGAATACTTACGGAGATCGACGATCTTAACACTTCGCTCAACCAGGGTGCGACCTATTACGCCGAAGGCCAGTATGTAACACCGCATGAATACGCCTGGTGCGTCTCAAACCCGACACAGTGCAACATGTACAACAATGTCTCGTACCGGAGATATAACGTATCGGGAACCGCCAGCCCTTTTAGCTTTTCACCCGCGTCCTCGACGGTTCGCGGAAAAGCCGCGATAGACGCGTGGACGGGCTCGGTCTCGGTCGAGATCAGGCCTGCACCGGGAACAGACGGTATCGGGGCGATCGCCTACAAGGTAACGAATCCGTCGCCGGGCGTTTGGCATTACGAATACGTCATCTATAACCAAAATATCGATCGGGCGATCCAGTCGTTTTCGGTTCCGACGGGTGCCGGTGTAACGCTGAGCAACATCGGCTTCCATTCACCGCCGCAACACCCGGGCTGGTCCGGCGATGGAACGGTGGGTAATGCCGGTTTCAGCAACGCGCCTTGGGCCCAGTCGCAGGCCAATGGAATGATGACATGGAGTTCAGAGACCTTCGCACAGAACCCGAATGCGAATGCGATCCGCTGGGGAACGATGTACAGTTTCCGGTTTGATTCCAATCGTCCTCCGGTGACCAGGACCGGCACGATCGGGTTCTATAAGACCGGCGAACCGATCAATGTGCAGATCCAGGCACCGAGCAGCCCGTCAGTGAATGTGACCGTCTCAGGACGTGTAACGACCAATGACGGACGTGGCGTGAACCTCGCCGTGGTCTCGATGACCGATTCCGGTGGGAATGTGAGGTATACGCTCACAAATCCTTTCGGACATTACCGATTCCCGAACGTTGCGACCGGCGGTGTGTACACGGTTGCTGTCGGGTCGAAGCAGCATACGTTCGCATCGCAAAATGTGCCGGTCAACGACCACATTTCGGATCTGAATTTTGTCGCACAACCGTAACGGCCGGTGCGAAGTTTCAAACCTTAGAAAAAGACGGCTTCGACGCCGTCTTTTTTATTCTCCGATGACCGGAAAGCGAAGCAAAGCAGCAACTCCCGCTGCGGGCGTTCGCCGCGGTTCCCGATCGAACACGTTCCGACTTTACAAAAGTGGCGAAAAAACCAAAAGAAATAAAGGTTTACGGTGGAAAAATAAAGTCGAATGGGTGTATGCTGTTAGGTTAGTCGTTTGGGGATCTGGTCACTTCTAAAATCTTACCTTGTACGGTGTTTTGGGCGGGGACACTTTTCAAACAATCTTGATCTGCTAACGGGAGTTTTTATCCCCGGGATATATATAAAATGGCATTAAAATCGTTATTCAGTTTATTTTCCAGCGATCTGGCG
The DNA window shown above is from Chloracidobacterium sp. and carries:
- the lon gene encoding endopeptidase La, producing the protein MTEVDLPKNLEIAILPLQNTTLFPDTVVPLAVGRERSMRAVESALANEEKLLGCITTKTENVTGDEATYDDLYQVGTIVNIKRMMRNEGVMQLIVQGLERFRITEWQTDQPFLKAKIEVLPELTRIDEEEIEALKRNIHQMIQQALALLPQVPPEIRMAVMTQQDPVQLSYFMASVLDLGNETEQKMLEAGTVDELLSLTHGALARELEIMQIRSKIATEAQTEMDKSQRDYILRQQMKAIQKELGEDGDSGEKAEAEQLRERLETADLPDDVRKEANRELKRMEALPQSAPDYHVIRTYLEYVLELPWRKASEEKLDLNEARRILDEDHYGLEDVKERILESLAVVKLRPDSKSPILLFVGPPGVGKTSLGRSIARSLGREFERMSLGGMRDEAELRGHRRTYIGAMPGRIIQALRRVGVNNPVMMLDEIDKLGNDYRGDPSAALLEILDPAQNNTFRDNYLDLPFDLSKVFFIATANSLGPIPMPLRDRMEIIQIAGYSDREKLNIAKQYLIPRQLSENGLKPEQLEIADDAVNLLTARYTREAGVRQLERTIGNLARKIALKVAEGSTEKVTVNAASVKEYLGAPRFFPESARVDMPPGVATGMAWTEMGGQVLFIEATLLPGSGGLTLTGQLGDVMKESAQAARSYLWSHASEFGIDPEKIKQNGVHLHVPAGAIPKDGPSAGVTMASALASLYTGRKVRNDTAMTGEITLSGLVFPVGGIKEKVLAAHRAGISRIILPAQNESDIDDIPEDVRKELEIIPAHRVSDVLKAALEEGVEETKTEEFTFKPHDGKPTEAPTDQLIAREK
- a CDS encoding VCBS repeat-containing protein, giving the protein MRLRAKERWLVIGSMVCLAAIGVNAAKVTLADTDRRNNGRLRQSVPDANAAGGQVDLVGPVGSGQFGAQVAVLPNGNIVVTDPLFDLPGPIADVGAVYLYDGNTLSEISRLTGSAAGDRVGSSGITVLSNGNYVIMSSGWNNGAATSAGAVTFGNAKTGISGMVSAANSLIGSTTLDEVGGNGVTKLSNGNYVVPSPNWDAPGAANAGAATFGNGNTGVTGTVSAANSLVGSTANDSVSLAITALTNGNYVVSNPNWDGPGAVNAGAVTFGNGTIGTSGTISAANSLVGSTANDTLAGVGAGSAVTALTNGNYVVTSTRWDAPGVVDAGAATFGNGTTGVSGPISAANSLIGSTANDRIGNFGTSTGSGVTPLANGNYVVVSQFWNAPGAALAGAATFGNGTTGTTGTVSAANSLVGSAANHNVGSSGVTALTNGNYVVSSRQWDGPGALQAGAATFGNGTTGISGTISAANSLVGTRASDSVGTGGIIALTNGNYVVISPVWASATASAIGAVTLGNGTTGISGTISSANSLIGSTAQDRVGGGGVTALTNGNYVVATPEWDAPGVVNVGAVTLGNGATGVTGTISAANSLVGSTAADFVGSNNGGNSSVVALTNGNYIVASVSWDSPGAADVGAVTFGNGTTGVTGAVSAANSLVGSTASDSVNFVILGLTNGNYVVRNPNWDAPGLVNAGAVTFGNGTIGTSGTISAAKSLVGSTASDQVGSGGVTPLTNGSYVVSTPGWDNGATANAGAVTYGIGSGGTSGPISSSNSVVGTVTGVLSFSSTLSNGRMVVGQRLRNIVTVFDPDPATVRSPFDFDGDGKTDVGIFRPGPAEWWYRRSSDGQVPALQFGTSTDAIAPVDYTGDGKSDVAFFRPTTGEWFILRSEDGSFYSFPFGGAGDTPVPADYDGDGKGDVAVFRSTNNTWYIQRSSDLGVSIITFGASGDLPVTADYDGDGKSDIGIFRPGPGEWWYLRSSDGGNRAFQFGTSTDKTVVGDYTGDGKADAAFFRPTTGEWFILRSEDGSFYSFPFGGAGDTPVPGDYDGDGKTDAAVFRPSSATWFMLGSTSGTQIIPFGAATDRPIPNAFVR
- a CDS encoding tetratricopeptide repeat protein: MPGSPPEKNDIRASRTSRWRAAALIALNLLMIAHIVQWAVMGKTISPIEPSEAMYTLQTGAVNAGAIFFALAITATLIFGRFICGWGCHVVSLQDLCAWMLKKVGLTPRPFRSRLLVWVPLIVALYMFIWPTFSRYITKTPNEPLIPQFTNHLVTTEFWATFPPVSVAIPFLFICGFMTVYFLGSKGFCTYGCPYGGFFGIADKVAPGRIRVTDACNQCGHCTATCTSNVIVHAEVKQYGMVVDPGCMKCMDCVSVCPNEALYFGFGKPAVGVKQTVPRNYSITWPEEIFAAVVFFAAFLAVWNVYQLVPMLMALGVAIVTTFVALRTVRLFRSGNLAFYRYSLKTSGTITLAGWLFLTFSAAWIGMNAHSGWVRFHERAGNIAFESIRLPDELALAQADPRQWLSPADSAAIASGKEHYRTAAKWGLFTNAFALPKFAWLEYLSGDTAKAVTALAAAAEYQEGREKALSLYYRGAILNRLGRHDEALTSLDQALAERSDLITALEEKGESLWQIGRKEDAVAVWNDAANRNPGLVLVNYYLAGAASTLGKPEAARIFEQKGERATPRDPYFYWMLGLRLKSVGMTALAERQFERAIQLDPRFRARRNVN
- a CDS encoding carboxypeptidase regulatory-like domain-containing protein, with product MLKTIATAFLPFLIFFGNGTVDLLTGLDQYGPKANTGILEKMIVAEGTVVMDVDLNRLSRPNAGKTRSVLTSMRFGIVNDSFFTVMLYNDEVRGPIPSSMEIVPEQSAALPSRTRSISRNLMFERTEVGAPHELAVRDTNSGLLLFYVEGHEYSFEPGRDILDIHSGRLVLSYDYASELGRPSDAGAIVGSVSVRATMKPIEVTEIVDGDIVSNVMPSISSEEAGTVPGPDVIVGDVNGLAQFGSASGGYVGLALGTDSCNAGTIDLNWFALPNNDHPVIPQNLYRMSGGADNTERFEQIGQSNVKHGFTALTQNICGFGCNGVGGSRLGSGCSDPYSANLNAGPSLGSRAWINPFTGAFPRGDSATPPNSHTGHTHPGPAHRILTEIDDLNTSLNQGATYYAEGQYVTPHEYAWCVSNPTQCNMYNNVSYRRYNVSGTASPFSFSPASSTVRGKAAIDAWTGSVSVEIRPAPGTDGIGAIAYKVTNPSPGVWHYEYVIYNQNIDRAIQSFSVPTGAGVTLSNIGFHSPPQHPGWSGDGTVGNAGFSNAPWAQSQANGMMTWSSETFAQNPNANAIRWGTMYSFRFDSNRPPVTRTGTIGFYKTGEPINVQIQAPSSPSVNVTVSGRVTTNDGRGVNLAVVSMTDSGGNVRYTLTNPFGHYRFPNVATGGVYTVAVGSKQHTFASQNVPVNDHISDLNFVAQP